AGCGCGCCACTGGCCTGCTTCTCAAACACGACCGTGGCGCGACGATCCGTGCGGGTGCCGCTGTCATCCACCTGATGCTCGCGATAAGTCACCGTGGCCCCGCGCGCATGCCGGTCTATCCCGGCCATCTCGCTCAAGGTGATTTTCAGTCCCGGCCGCATCCCGCCCAGGCGCGTGAACAGCGCATCGACCCCGGCCCGGTTGACCCGCGTGCCGGTGGCAGGCGCAACCATGCTGAACTCGGGCGAGAAGCGCGCCAGCAAGTTCTGCAAAGTGCCCTCGGGCGCAACGCCGGCAAACCATTGCTCGATCTCGACGTGGGTCTGGATCACTTCTTCAAAAAAATCGCTGTAATCAATCATTTACAAACTCCCCTTCAAACCAAAGCGTTTCTTCAGCACGGCTTCCAGCAACCCCTTGGGCAACAGTGCCGCCATCAACGGCAACGCGCGGCTGCCATTGCCCGAGCGCAACAGGCGCGGTGGCTGCGTTTGCTGCACGGCTTTGAGCACATCCGCCGCAAACTCGCTGGCGGGGGTGGGTTTGTCCTGGGAGGCCTGGCTGCGCGCACGAATGCCGTCGCGCAACGGCCACCAGGGCGATTGTTCGTTGATCAGCAGCTCGACCTGGGCGCCGGCGTTCTTCGCAAAGCGGGTATTGATCGCGCCGGGCTGGACTTCCATGAGCCGCACGCCAAAAGGCGCCAGCTCCATGCGCAGGGCGTCGCTCAACGCGTGTACGGCGGCTTTTGACGCGCAGTAGGCGCCGGCGAACGGGGTCACCAGTACACCGGAAACACTGCCGATATTCACCACCAGGCCCTTGCTGCGGCGCAGCGCGGGGAACAGCGCCTGGGTCACGCCGACGATGGAAAACACGTTGGTTTCGAACTGGCGCTGCATCGCCTCGGTACCGCCGTCGAGCAACGGTCCCATCGCGCCGTAGCCGGCGTTGTTGATCAGCACATCCAGCTCGCCCAACTGTTCGCCCAGGCGATGCAGGGCGGCGCGGTCGTTGACGTCCAGTTGCACGGCGTGGAAGCCGGCGGCGGCGAGGGCGGCGACGTCATCGCTGCGGCGGGCGCTGGCCCACACCTGGAAACCTGCGGCTTTGAACGCGTCGGCCAGGGCGCGGCCGATGCCGCTGGAACAACCGGTGATCAGTACGTTGGGCATGGATCAATCCTTTGTCAGTCCGAGAAACTGCCTTGCAGGTGCTCGGCGCGAAATTCCAGGGTTTGCGGGCGGTAGCCGGGGCGCAGTGGCGGGGCGGGCAGGCAGTCGTCCCAGGTCGCACCGGCTTGCAATTCGCCGGGGCCGCGATAGCGCGGCGCGGCGTAGACGTTGTCGGCCAGGTTGACGGTATCGCCCGGTGCATAGGCGGCGACGCGCCAGCGCAGTTCGGCCAGTGGGACGTCGTTGCCGTTGTTCAGGGTCAGTTTTAACGGACGGTCGGCCGGGCATTCCTGAGGGGCGTAAGTAATGCGCAATTCCAGGCGGGCCAGTTGCTTGGCTTCGCGGTTGTCCAGCCACACCACCCACACCGCCACGAAACCCAGGCCGACGGCAGCGGCCAGCGACACCGGCAAGGCCTTGGCCGGATAGCGCAGCAGCAGGACCAGCCAGGTGATGACCAGGAGAACGCCGAAGAACATAGTCACTGCCTCGCGATTGGGGTGAGCCATCGTACTGCGGGGCAGGCGACTTGCCTATCGGACGAGGTAAAGGTGGAACTGTTTGCTGGCGGCTATTCACACAAGTGAGGTCACACTCCGGCTGTTTCCATCCACTCAGAGGCTCTTCATGAACATAGCAAACTCTCCTTCGGCGCCTTACGCCCCCGGTCCAGCAGCGACGGATCAAGCTGGCGCTGCTTCGGCGGTCGGCACGCAGATACCCCCGCGCAGTACCGCCACCGAACCCAAAAATAACGGATGCATGAGCGGCTGCACCGGGCCGGTCGCTGCCAGTGTCGTGAACTCCCTGGCGGGACTGGCCACTGCAGTCATCGGGCTGTTAAACAAACAGGATCGTTGCAATCACTCAAGCAGCCGGGAGTCGCTGCCCAAGTAGCGCGTAAAAAAAAGCCCCCACCCAGCCGACTGCGGATAGGGGACGCAATGGGCTGGGTGAGGGCTTCTTGTACGACTGTTTTACTGCGCGATAGTTTTCACCGACACGCCACGTTCAATCGGCGTCGAGCGACCGTAGATATCTTCGAAGCGTTCGATGTCGTCTTCACCCAGATAGCTGCCCGATTGCACTTCGATGATTTCCAGCGGGATCTTGCCCGGGTTGCGCAGGCGGTGCACC
This genomic stretch from Pseudomonas orientalis harbors:
- a CDS encoding SDR family oxidoreductase, encoding MPNVLITGCSSGIGRALADAFKAAGFQVWASARRSDDVAALAAAGFHAVQLDVNDRAALHRLGEQLGELDVLINNAGYGAMGPLLDGGTEAMQRQFETNVFSIVGVTQALFPALRRSKGLVVNIGSVSGVLVTPFAGAYCASKAAVHALSDALRMELAPFGVRLMEVQPGAINTRFAKNAGAQVELLINEQSPWWPLRDGIRARSQASQDKPTPASEFAADVLKAVQQTQPPRLLRSGNGSRALPLMAALLPKGLLEAVLKKRFGLKGSL
- a CDS encoding DUF4440 domain-containing protein, with the protein product MIDYSDFFEEVIQTHVEIEQWFAGVAPEGTLQNLLARFSPEFSMVAPATGTRVNRAGVDALFTRLGGMRPGLKITLSEMAGIDRHARGATVTYREHQVDDSGTRTDRRATVVFEKQASGALLWRHLHETFIKA
- a CDS encoding multidrug transporter, with product MFFGVLLVITWLVLLLRYPAKALPVSLAAAVGLGFVAVWVVWLDNREAKQLARLELRITYAPQECPADRPLKLTLNNGNDVPLAELRWRVAAYAPGDTVNLADNVYAAPRYRGPGELQAGATWDDCLPAPPLRPGYRPQTLEFRAEHLQGSFSD